The following proteins are encoded in a genomic region of Sphingopyxis sp. YF1:
- a CDS encoding ribonuclease, which produces MAEWLYEAGIGETRAALVADDRIFEAWIERDGEGPRVGAVLGARLVEPGRIVLDAPGDPVATIGALPQGISLGARLTVEVTRMALRERGRDKPARARLAEGPVTEGPDLCARIAATEWPVTELRATGSDRLEAAGWSELIDHVRTGHFPFPGGALWVDATPAMVLIDIDGEGDGFALARAGAIAAVEVIRCCGIGGSIGIDFPSLPGRAERHAVDALVDAHLPQPFERTAVNGFGLMQIIRRRDRPSLVEQVRLDPVATDAALLLRQAERAVGTGALRLTARPAVAAHIAAHPRWIALLQERSGRPVTVEADAAIEGAGHAQ; this is translated from the coding sequence TTGGCTGAATGGCTCTACGAAGCCGGGATCGGCGAGACGCGCGCGGCGCTGGTCGCCGATGACCGCATCTTCGAGGCGTGGATCGAACGCGACGGCGAAGGGCCGCGCGTCGGCGCGGTGCTGGGCGCGCGGCTCGTCGAACCGGGGCGGATCGTGCTCGACGCGCCCGGGGATCCCGTCGCGACGATCGGTGCGCTGCCCCAGGGAATCTCGCTCGGCGCGCGGCTGACGGTTGAGGTCACGCGCATGGCGCTGCGCGAGCGCGGGCGCGACAAGCCCGCGCGGGCGCGGCTCGCCGAGGGGCCGGTGACCGAAGGACCCGATCTCTGCGCGCGCATCGCCGCGACCGAATGGCCGGTGACCGAGCTGCGCGCGACCGGGTCCGACCGGCTCGAAGCGGCGGGCTGGTCCGAACTGATCGACCATGTCCGCACCGGACATTTTCCCTTTCCCGGCGGCGCGCTGTGGGTCGATGCGACCCCGGCGATGGTGCTGATCGACATCGATGGCGAGGGCGACGGCTTTGCGCTTGCCCGGGCGGGCGCGATCGCGGCGGTGGAGGTCATCCGCTGCTGCGGTATCGGCGGGTCGATCGGCATCGACTTCCCCTCCTTGCCCGGCCGCGCCGAACGCCACGCCGTCGACGCGCTGGTCGACGCGCATCTGCCGCAGCCGTTCGAGCGCACCGCGGTCAACGGTTTCGGGCTGATGCAGATCATCCGGCGCCGCGACCGCCCGTCGCTGGTCGAGCAGGTGCGGCTCGACCCCGTAGCGACCGATGCCGCGCTGCTGCTGCGCCAGGCCGAACGCGCGGTGGGAACGGGAGCGCTGCGCCTGACCGCGCGCCCGGCGGTCGCCGCGCATATCGCGGCGCATCCGCGCTGGATCGCCTTGTTGCAGGAGCGGAGCGGCCGGCCGGTGACGGTCGAGGCGGATGCCGCCATCGAAGGAGCGGGCCATGCCCAGTAA
- the yacG gene encoding DNA gyrase inhibitor YacG, which yields MPSKNAGKARACPLCGQPRDPEFKPFCSRGCRDRDLLNWFGEDYRVPAAQAPDGTADTDRFDEG from the coding sequence ATGCCCAGTAAGAATGCCGGCAAGGCGCGCGCCTGCCCGCTGTGCGGCCAGCCGCGCGACCCCGAATTCAAGCCCTTTTGCAGCCGCGGCTGCCGCGACCGCGACCTGCTGAACTGGTTCGGCGAGGACTATCGCGTGCCCGCCGCGCAGGCGCCCGACGGCACCGCCGACACCGATCGTTTCGACGAGGGCTGA
- a CDS encoding helix-turn-helix domain-containing protein → MRIGELARITGARTETIRFYEKQGLLPRPARTAANYRSYGAEHCQRLAFIRRARDLGFRLDNVRELLALADDRSQPCGAVDRIATRHLDQIDAKIADLGKMRAELGRLLSTCTQETIGDCRIIETLEPRGAA, encoded by the coding sequence ATGCGTATCGGCGAACTGGCCCGCATCACGGGCGCGAGGACGGAAACCATCCGCTTTTACGAAAAGCAGGGGCTGCTTCCGCGTCCCGCGCGGACCGCGGCCAATTACCGGAGCTATGGCGCCGAACATTGCCAGCGGCTGGCGTTCATCCGGCGCGCGCGCGACCTGGGGTTCCGGCTCGACAATGTGCGCGAGCTGCTCGCGCTGGCCGACGACCGCAGCCAGCCGTGCGGCGCGGTCGACCGGATCGCGACGCGGCACCTCGATCAAATCGACGCGAAGATCGCCGATCTTGGCAAGATGCGCGCCGAACTCGGCCGCCTGCTTTCGACCTGTACGCAGGAAACGATCGGCGATTGCCGGATCATCGAAACGCTGGAACCGCGCGGCGCGGCGTAG
- a CDS encoding TonB-dependent receptor, producing MKSRKCLPLAAVAMLQPLAPWGVAAHAQDDHVEAEEEEAEIVVQATRSGRRVQDEAIRVEVIGRDEIEEKLLMTPGNISMLVAETPGVRVQVTSPALGSSKIRMQGMAGRYTQLLSDGLPLYGGQPSSIGLLQIPPTDLGQVEVIKGSASALYGPSALGGVINLVSRRPRAEAEAELLVNATTRDGQDATGYASGPLGANWRYSLTAGYHRQTRKDLDGDGWIDMPGYDRWTIRPRLFWEGDDGSTALVTVGATHEDRRGGTLAGRTAPDGRPFALTQDSRRLDAGLVAEFPVEALGKLHIRASAMTQRHRQRFGTDAETDRQDTLFAETSLAGQSGSTGWLAGAAIQADLYRSRTFPAFDYSYTVPALFGQVEQEIGDRWLLAGSARADFHSDFGTRLSPRLSALYRPGPWTIRASLGRGFYAPTPFVDAIEAAGLSRLEPPGRLKAESATTASLDVGYARGPVEARLTLFASDIDNAVQVATLDADSVRLVNAAGPVRTRGGELMLRYRWNGFSVTGSYVLVDASEADPAGTGRRTTPRTPRHTAGLVGMWEEHGKGRIGIEAYYTGRQTLDDNPYRARSRPYLELGALAELTVGKVSLFVNAENILNVRQTRHDPLLLPQRAPDGRWTVDAWAPTDGFVINGGVRFKFGGGH from the coding sequence GTGAAATCCCGCAAATGCCTGCCCCTCGCAGCGGTCGCGATGCTCCAGCCCCTCGCCCCCTGGGGCGTCGCCGCCCATGCGCAGGACGACCATGTCGAGGCCGAAGAAGAAGAGGCCGAGATCGTCGTGCAGGCAACGCGTTCGGGGCGCCGGGTGCAGGACGAAGCGATCCGCGTCGAGGTGATCGGCCGCGACGAGATCGAGGAAAAGCTGCTGATGACGCCGGGCAACATCTCGATGCTGGTCGCCGAGACGCCGGGCGTGCGCGTGCAGGTCACTTCGCCCGCGCTCGGATCGTCGAAAATCCGCATGCAGGGCATGGCGGGGCGCTATACGCAGCTGCTCTCCGACGGACTGCCGCTCTATGGCGGGCAGCCCTCGTCGATCGGCCTGCTCCAGATTCCCCCCACCGACCTGGGACAGGTCGAGGTGATCAAGGGGTCGGCGTCGGCGCTCTACGGCCCCTCGGCGCTCGGCGGCGTGATCAACCTCGTCTCGCGCCGTCCGCGCGCCGAGGCCGAAGCCGAACTCCTGGTCAACGCGACGACGCGCGACGGGCAGGACGCCACCGGCTATGCGTCGGGGCCGCTCGGCGCGAACTGGCGCTATTCGCTGACCGCGGGGTATCACCGCCAGACGCGCAAGGATCTCGACGGCGACGGCTGGATCGACATGCCGGGCTATGACCGCTGGACGATCCGCCCGCGCCTGTTCTGGGAAGGCGACGACGGCTCGACCGCGCTCGTCACCGTCGGCGCGACGCACGAGGACCGGCGCGGCGGCACCCTTGCCGGGCGCACCGCCCCCGATGGCCGGCCCTTTGCGCTGACGCAGGACAGTCGCCGCCTCGACGCGGGCCTCGTCGCCGAATTTCCGGTCGAGGCTCTCGGCAAGCTCCATATCCGCGCCTCGGCGATGACGCAGCGCCATCGCCAGCGCTTCGGGACCGACGCAGAGACCGACCGGCAGGACACGCTCTTCGCCGAAACCTCGCTCGCGGGGCAAAGCGGGAGCACCGGCTGGCTCGCGGGAGCGGCGATCCAGGCCGATCTCTACCGGTCGCGCACCTTTCCGGCATTCGACTACAGCTACACCGTCCCCGCGCTGTTCGGGCAGGTCGAGCAGGAGATCGGCGACCGGTGGCTGCTCGCGGGCAGCGCACGGGCCGATTTCCACAGCGATTTCGGCACGCGGCTGAGCCCGCGCCTGTCGGCGCTCTACCGCCCGGGACCATGGACGATCCGCGCCTCGCTGGGACGCGGATTCTATGCCCCGACGCCCTTCGTCGACGCGATCGAGGCGGCGGGCCTGTCGCGCCTCGAACCGCCCGGCCGGCTGAAGGCCGAATCCGCGACGACCGCGTCGCTCGACGTCGGCTATGCCAGGGGCCCGGTCGAGGCGCGGCTGACGCTGTTCGCGTCGGACATCGACAATGCGGTGCAGGTCGCGACGCTCGACGCCGACAGCGTCCGGCTGGTCAACGCCGCCGGGCCGGTGCGTACGCGCGGCGGCGAACTCATGCTGCGCTATCGCTGGAACGGCTTTTCGGTGACGGGCAGCTATGTGCTGGTCGACGCCAGCGAAGCAGACCCCGCCGGAACCGGCCGGCGCACCACCCCGCGCACCCCGCGCCACACCGCCGGACTGGTGGGCATGTGGGAAGAACATGGCAAGGGCCGGATCGGGATCGAGGCCTATTACACCGGCCGCCAGACGCTCGACGACAATCCCTATCGCGCGCGCAGCCGCCCCTATCTGGAACTCGGCGCGCTCGCCGAACTCACGGTCGGCAAGGTCAGCCTGTTCGTGAACGCCGAGAATATCCTGAACGTCCGCCAGACCCGCCACGACCCGCTGCTGCTGCCGCAGCGCGCCCCCGACGGGCGCTGGACGGTCGACGCCTGGGCCCCCACCGACGGCTTCGTCATCAACGGCGGCGTGCGGTTCAAATTCGGCGGCGGCCATTGA